The [Actinobacillus] rossii genome contains a region encoding:
- the setB gene encoding major facilitator transporter: MLSPAHSEQKANTVAFAFLLIAFLTGIASSFQMPTLSLFLSQEINVSPFMVGLFYSFNSVMGIVLSQILARYSDKLDDRRKIVIICCIIAAFGCLIFAYNRNYYVLAFLGTFLLGVGAAANPQSFALAREYAESSGRETVMFTTIMRTQISLAWIVGPPLSFSIALSWGFDYMYLVATLAFLLCAAISAALLPKIKMRPRPQNNDKIDDKQIDKKSVFYLFMACFLIMGSNGMYLINMPLYVIHELNLPERLAGILMGTAAGMEIPIMLIAGYLTKYYHKKTLIFTALLAGLLFYLCLPWATKTWQLISLQLLNAMIIGIVATIGMVYFQDLMPTQMGSATTLFSNAAKSSWIVSGPLTGIIAEHWHYGTVFYVSVGVLILATICFVKVKSA, translated from the coding sequence ATGCTTTCTCCCGCTCATTCAGAACAAAAAGCCAATACGGTTGCCTTTGCGTTCTTACTTATTGCCTTTTTAACAGGTATAGCGTCATCGTTCCAAATGCCAACGCTCAGTTTGTTTCTATCACAAGAAATTAACGTTTCTCCCTTTATGGTTGGTTTATTCTATTCATTTAATTCTGTAATGGGGATTGTACTTAGTCAAATTTTAGCACGCTATTCAGATAAACTCGATGACCGCCGCAAAATTGTGATCATCTGCTGTATTATTGCCGCATTTGGTTGCTTAATTTTCGCTTATAATCGAAATTATTATGTTCTTGCCTTTCTCGGCACATTTCTACTTGGTGTGGGTGCAGCGGCCAATCCCCAATCTTTTGCCTTAGCCCGAGAATATGCGGAAAGTTCTGGTCGAGAAACAGTTATGTTTACCACGATTATGCGAACCCAAATTTCTTTAGCTTGGATCGTCGGACCGCCATTATCCTTTAGTATTGCGCTAAGTTGGGGATTTGATTATATGTATTTAGTGGCGACTTTGGCTTTTCTACTTTGTGCTGCTATTTCTGCGGCACTCTTACCTAAAATTAAAATGCGTCCGCGCCCCCAAAACAATGACAAAATAGACGATAAACAAATAGATAAGAAAAGTGTGTTTTATTTGTTTATGGCTTGCTTTTTGATTATGGGGAGTAACGGCATGTATTTAATTAATATGCCATTATACGTTATTCATGAATTAAATTTACCTGAACGTTTAGCGGGTATTTTGATGGGGACAGCGGCGGGTATGGAAATTCCGATTATGTTGATTGCAGGCTATTTAACCAAATATTATCACAAAAAAACGCTTATTTTCACCGCACTTTTAGCAGGATTACTCTTTTATCTCTGCCTGCCTTGGGCAACCAAAACTTGGCAACTCATTAGCTTGCAATTACTCAATGCTATGATTATCGGCATTGTCGCGACGATTGGAATGGTCTATTTTCAAGACTTAATGCCAACTCAAATGGGCTCTGCTACAACATTATTTTCGAATGCCGCTAAAAGTAGCTGGATTGTAAGCGGTCCACTCACTGGAATTATCGCTGAACACTGGCACTATGGAACGGTATTTTACGTTTCCGTTGGCGTGTT
- the dapD gene encoding 2,3,4,5-tetrahydropyridine-2,6-carboxylate N-succinyltransferase: protein MSNLQTIIEEAFERRADITPKTVDAATRAAIEEVIEGLDSGKYRVAEKIDGDWVTHQWLKKAVLLSFRINDNEIIDGAETKYYDKVPLKFADYTAERFQQEGFRVVPSATVRKGAYISKNCVLMPSYVNIGAHVGEGTMVDTWATVGSCAQIGKNVHLSGGVGIGGVLEPLQANPTIIGDNCFIGARSEVVEGVIVEDGCVISMGVFIGQSTKIYDRETGEVFYGRVPAGSVVVSGSLPSKCGKYSLYCAVIVKKVDAKTLGKVGINELLRTIDE, encoded by the coding sequence ATGTCAAACTTACAAACAATCATTGAAGAAGCCTTTGAACGTCGTGCAGACATCACACCTAAAACGGTTGATGCTGCAACACGCGCTGCCATTGAAGAGGTAATCGAAGGTTTGGATAGCGGTAAATATCGTGTGGCTGAAAAAATCGACGGCGATTGGGTGACTCATCAATGGTTGAAGAAGGCAGTTTTATTATCTTTCCGTATCAATGATAATGAGATCATTGATGGCGCAGAAACTAAATATTACGATAAAGTGCCATTGAAATTTGCGGATTACACTGCAGAACGTTTCCAACAAGAAGGTTTCCGTGTTGTTCCATCAGCAACAGTGCGTAAAGGCGCATATATTTCTAAAAATTGTGTATTAATGCCATCTTATGTCAACATTGGTGCGCATGTTGGTGAAGGAACTATGGTTGACACATGGGCAACAGTGGGGTCATGTGCACAAATCGGTAAAAACGTTCACTTATCAGGCGGTGTAGGCATTGGCGGAGTATTAGAGCCATTACAAGCTAACCCAACAATTATCGGTGATAACTGTTTTATTGGTGCACGTTCTGAGGTTGTTGAAGGTGTGATCGTTGAAGACGGTTGTGTGATTTCAATGGGTGTTTTCATTGGACAATCAACAAAGATTTACGATCGTGAAACTGGTGAAGTGTTCTACGGTCGAGTGCCGGCAGGTTCAGTTGTGGTATCAGGCAGCCTTCCGTCAAAATGCGGTAAATATAGTTTATACTGCGCAGTAATCGTGAAAAAAGTAGACGCGAAAACATTAGGCAAAGTAGGTATTAACGAATTATTGCGTACGATTGATGAGTAA
- a CDS encoding Late embryogenesis abundant protein, whose amino-acid sequence MKKSLLAALVLGSAFTLAACDQAKEKAAEVKDVAAQKADEAKTVVADKAGQAEDAAKNLDANSPKQAVTEAKDAVVDKAVEVKDVAVEKVNELKNATAEKVEAAKDAVADKAAAVKDAVAEKADAAKETVTEAKDAVADKAAAVKDAVAEKADAAKETVTEAKDAAAEKVNQAADSVKEAVTK is encoded by the coding sequence ATGAAAAAATCATTATTAGCAGCATTAGTTTTAGGTTCAGCATTTACATTAGCTGCTTGTGATCAAGCAAAAGAAAAAGCAGCAGAAGTAAAAGATGTTGCAGCACAAAAAGCAGATGAAGCTAAAACTGTTGTAGCAGATAAAGCAGGTCAAGCAGAAGATGCAGCAAAAAATTTAGATGCAAATTCACCAAAACAAGCTGTAACTGAAGCAAAAGATGCTGTAGTTGACAAAGCTGTTGAAGTAAAAGATGTTGCAGTAGAAAAAGTAAATGAATTAAAAAATGCAACAGCAGAGAAAGTTGAAGCGGCTAAAGATGCAGTTGCTGATAAAGCGGCGGCAGTAAAAGACGCGGTAGCAGAGAAAGCTGATGCAGCAAAAGAAACTGTAACTGAAGCAAAAGATGCAGTTGCTGATAAAGCGGCGGCAGTAAAAGACGCGGTAGCAGAGAAAGCTGATGCAGCCAAAGAAACTGTAACTGAAGCAAAAGATGCAGCAGCAGAGAAAGTTAATCAAGCAGCTGACTCAGTGAAAGAAGCAGTAACAAAATAA
- the ycgL gene encoding YcgL domain — protein sequence MLCAIYKSAKKDGMYLYIEKRDQFDAIPETLRTAFGQPIFVMLFNLDGDKSLIQAKNQDVITQIKEQGFYLQMLKQEENLLEQFKNEQKSHRTLS from the coding sequence ATGCTTTGTGCCATTTATAAAAGTGCTAAAAAAGACGGAATGTATCTATATATAGAAAAGCGAGATCAGTTTGATGCTATTCCTGAGACATTACGAACGGCTTTTGGTCAGCCTATTTTTGTGATGTTGTTCAATTTAGATGGTGATAAATCACTTATTCAAGCGAAAAACCAAGATGTGATAACCCAAATTAAGGAACAAGGGTTTTATTTGCAAATGCTGAAACAAGAAGAAAATTTACTTGAACAATTTAAAAATGAGCAAAAATCGCACCGCACTTTAAGTTAA
- the topA_2 gene encoding DNA topoisomerase I produces the protein MSKSLVIVESPAKAKTINKYLGSNYVVKSSVGHIRDLPTAGAATGEKAKPISTKGLNADEKAQIKAEKEKTALVKRMGVDPYHDWKANYQILPGKEKVVSELKALAKKADHIYLATDLDREGEAIAWHLREVIGGDESRFSRVVFNEITKNAIKQAFEKPEQLNLDRVNAQQTRRFLDRVVGFMVSPLLWKKVARGLSAGRVQSVAVKLLVEREHEIKAFRPEEYWEVAVDVLTAAKEKIRLDVTALKGKKFAPQNEQQAQSAVEFLTKSEYIVSDLETKPTSSRPRPPFITSTLQQAASTRLGFSVKKTMMMAQRLYEAGYITYMRTDSTNLSQDALKMVRGYIENQFGGDYLPAKPNFYSSKENAQEAHEAIRPSDVNVSMNDLAGLEKDAVRLYDLIWRQFVACQMPAAQYDSSTLTVMAGDYELKAKGRILRFDGWTKVLPQTGKSPEDQELPAISLNHQLKLKDVLPSQHFTKPPARYTEAALVKELEKRGIGRPSTYAAIISTIQERGYVRTENRRFYAEKMGEIVTDRLNQSFGDLMNYDFTANMEDTLDKIANGSKDWKVELNQFFKDFSSQLSKAELDEIEGGMQPNSIVPTDIDCPTCGRKMAIRTASTGVFLGCTGYALPPKERCKTTMNLIPETELLNVLDSETETKALMARKRCPKCDAAMDSYLIDPARKLHICGNNPNCDGYVVEQGTFKIKGYDGPIVECDKCGADMHLKLGRFGKYMACTSCDNTRKILKNGEVAPPKEEPIAFPELKCEKADAYFVLRDSAVGVFMSAHNFPKVRESRAAKVAELAKYRDRLPAKFQYLADAPTQDPDGNEAIIRFSRKEKRQYITSEKNGKQTKWLLNYIDGKWAEK, from the coding sequence ATGAGTAAATCCTTGGTTATTGTGGAGTCGCCAGCCAAAGCGAAAACCATTAATAAATATCTTGGTAGTAACTATGTCGTGAAATCAAGCGTTGGTCACATTCGTGATTTGCCAACGGCAGGGGCAGCAACGGGAGAAAAGGCAAAACCTATTTCAACTAAAGGCTTAAATGCGGATGAAAAAGCCCAAATTAAAGCAGAAAAAGAAAAAACAGCATTAGTTAAGCGTATGGGCGTTGATCCTTATCATGATTGGAAAGCAAACTACCAAATTTTACCCGGTAAGGAAAAAGTAGTTTCTGAACTGAAAGCATTGGCAAAAAAAGCCGATCATATCTATCTTGCAACCGACTTGGATAGAGAAGGAGAAGCAATAGCATGGCATTTACGCGAAGTGATTGGCGGTGATGAGAGCCGTTTTAGTCGTGTTGTATTTAATGAAATCACGAAAAACGCTATTAAACAAGCTTTTGAAAAGCCTGAACAATTAAATCTAGATCGTGTCAATGCACAACAAACGCGTCGCTTTTTAGATCGCGTGGTGGGCTTTATGGTGTCGCCATTACTTTGGAAAAAAGTAGCGCGCGGATTATCTGCCGGTCGTGTGCAATCTGTGGCAGTAAAATTGTTGGTAGAGCGTGAACATGAAATTAAGGCATTTCGTCCTGAAGAATATTGGGAAGTCGCCGTTGATGTATTAACTGCTGCAAAAGAAAAAATTCGTTTAGATGTGACCGCACTTAAAGGCAAAAAATTTGCTCCACAAAACGAACAGCAAGCACAAAGTGCGGTGGAATTTTTAACAAAATCTGAGTATATCGTTTCGGATTTAGAAACCAAGCCAACGAGTTCGCGTCCACGTCCGCCGTTTATTACATCCACTTTGCAACAAGCGGCAAGCACACGTTTAGGTTTTAGTGTGAAAAAAACTATGATGATGGCACAGCGTTTGTATGAAGCGGGTTATATTACTTATATGCGTACAGATAGTACAAATTTAAGTCAAGATGCATTAAAGATGGTGCGTGGTTATATTGAAAACCAATTTGGTGGAGATTATTTACCAGCGAAACCTAATTTTTATTCTAGTAAAGAAAATGCACAAGAAGCCCACGAAGCTATTCGCCCATCTGATGTGAATGTATCAATGAATGATTTGGCAGGGCTCGAAAAAGATGCAGTTCGTTTATACGATTTAATTTGGCGTCAATTCGTCGCTTGTCAAATGCCGGCGGCACAATATGATAGTTCAACTTTAACCGTTATGGCGGGTGATTATGAATTAAAAGCCAAAGGGCGTATTTTACGTTTTGACGGTTGGACAAAAGTGTTGCCTCAAACAGGTAAATCGCCGGAAGATCAAGAATTGCCAGCGATTTCATTAAATCATCAATTGAAATTAAAAGACGTATTACCAAGCCAACATTTCACTAAACCACCTGCACGTTACACAGAAGCAGCATTGGTTAAGGAATTAGAGAAACGCGGTATAGGTCGTCCTTCAACGTATGCGGCAATTATTTCAACGATCCAAGAGCGTGGGTATGTTCGTACAGAAAATCGTCGTTTTTATGCAGAAAAAATGGGCGAAATTGTGACTGATCGTCTTAATCAATCGTTTGGCGATTTGATGAATTATGATTTTACCGCCAATATGGAAGACACGCTGGATAAGATTGCGAATGGTTCAAAAGATTGGAAAGTAGAATTAAATCAATTTTTTAAAGATTTTTCCAGCCAATTAAGCAAAGCGGAGTTAGATGAAATTGAAGGCGGTATGCAACCAAATAGTATCGTACCAACGGATATTGATTGCCCAACCTGTGGACGGAAAATGGCAATTCGTACAGCAAGTACAGGCGTATTTTTAGGTTGTACCGGTTATGCGTTACCACCGAAAGAACGTTGTAAAACAACAATGAACCTTATTCCAGAAACGGAATTATTAAATGTATTGGATAGTGAAACAGAAACAAAGGCTTTAATGGCCCGCAAACGTTGTCCAAAATGTGATGCCGCAATGGACAGTTATTTGATTGATCCTGCTCGTAAGTTACATATCTGCGGTAATAACCCAAATTGTGATGGATACGTTGTAGAGCAGGGTACATTTAAGATTAAAGGTTATGATGGTCCGATTGTTGAATGTGATAAATGTGGTGCGGATATGCACTTAAAATTAGGGCGTTTCGGTAAATATATGGCATGCACAAGCTGCGATAATACACGTAAAATTTTAAAAAATGGTGAAGTCGCACCGCCGAAAGAAGAGCCTATTGCATTTCCTGAATTAAAATGTGAAAAAGCTGACGCGTATTTTGTATTGCGTGATAGCGCAGTAGGCGTATTTATGTCAGCCCATAATTTCCCTAAAGTGCGTGAAAGTCGAGCAGCAAAAGTGGCAGAGTTAGCCAAATACCGAGATCGTCTGCCGGCTAAATTCCAATACTTAGCTGATGCGCCTACACAGGATCCTGATGGCAATGAAGCGATTATTCGGTTTAGTCGAAAAGAAAAACGTCAATATATTACTTCAGAGAAAAATGGCAAACAAACCAAGTGGCTCTTAAATTATATTGATGGGAAATGGGCTGAAAAATAG
- the cspD gene encoding cold-shock DNA-binding domain-containing protein: MEVGVVKWFNNAKGFGFINAEGSEDDIFAHFSVIEMDGYRSLKAGQKVNFEVVHGEKGSHATKIIPVTE, from the coding sequence ATGGAAGTAGGTGTTGTAAAATGGTTTAATAATGCCAAAGGATTTGGCTTTATTAACGCAGAAGGTAGTGAAGATGATATTTTTGCACATTTTTCGGTGATAGAAATGGATGGCTATCGCTCTCTCAAAGCAGGACAGAAAGTCAACTTTGAAGTTGTGCATGGCGAAAAAGGTTCGCACGCTACTAAAATTATTCCTGTTACAGAATAG
- a CDS encoding transposase — protein MFYSNNPLIKHKTGLLNLAEELGNISQACKAMGMSRDTFYRYQQAVEQGGVEALLNQTRRVPNIKNRVDEHIEQAVVKFALDFPAYGQVRVSNELRKQGVFVSAGGVRSIWLRHNLANFKQRLNALEKEVAEKGIILNESQVQALERKKEDDISSGEIETAHPGYLGSQDTFYVGNLKGVGRIYQQTFVDTYSKVAFAKLYTMKTAIAAADMLNDKVLPFFEAQGLPMLRILTDRGSEYCGKVENHDYELYLAINDIEHTKTKVKHPQTNGICERFHKTILQEFYQVAFRKKIYTDLATLQADLDEWLMYYNHHRTHQGKMCCGRTPMATLLDGKGIWAEKNLSSN, from the coding sequence ATGTTTTATTCTAACAATCCGCTCATTAAACACAAGACCGGTTTACTCAATTTAGCAGAAGAACTCGGAAACATTTCTCAAGCTTGTAAAGCGATGGGAATGAGCCGAGATACATTCTATCGCTATCAACAAGCCGTAGAGCAAGGTGGTGTTGAAGCATTACTTAATCAAACTCGTCGGGTACCGAATATCAAAAATAGAGTAGACGAGCACATTGAGCAAGCTGTTGTAAAATTTGCCCTAGATTTTCCAGCTTACGGACAAGTTCGAGTGAGTAACGAACTTCGCAAGCAAGGTGTGTTTGTTTCAGCCGGTGGTGTTCGTTCCATTTGGCTACGTCATAATCTTGCTAACTTTAAACAGCGTTTAAATGCACTAGAGAAAGAAGTAGCTGAGAAAGGCATTATTCTAAATGAAAGTCAAGTCCAAGCCTTGGAACGTAAGAAAGAGGATGATATATCGAGTGGAGAAATTGAAACCGCTCATCCGGGCTATTTAGGTTCACAAGATACCTTTTATGTAGGTAATTTAAAAGGTGTTGGACGCATTTATCAGCAAACATTTGTTGATACTTATAGTAAAGTTGCTTTTGCAAAGCTCTACACAATGAAAACCGCAATTGCCGCTGCAGATATGCTCAATGATAAAGTCCTGCCGTTCTTTGAAGCCCAAGGATTACCGATGTTGCGTATTCTCACCGACCGTGGCAGTGAATATTGTGGCAAAGTGGAAAATCACGATTATGAGCTTTATTTAGCGATAAATGACATAGAGCATACTAAAACGAAAGTGAAGCATCCACAGACGAATGGTATCTGTGAACGTTTTCATAAGACTATCTTACAAGAATTTTACCAAGTCGCATTTAGGAAGAAAATATATACGGATTTAGCGACATTACAAGCTGATTTAGATGAGTGGTTAATGTATTATAATCACCATCGAACACATCAAGGAAAAATGTGCTGTGGCAGAACACCGATGGCAACATTACTTGATGGAAAAGGGATTTGGGCAGAAAAGAATTTAAGCTCAAATTAA
- the cusC gene encoding RND efflux system outer membrane lipoprotein encodes MLKLSKIAFSVVLSTALVGCANIDDSYKASQEDYQQYAEITNQYNIKENWWSLYNDPQLNRVVEQALLNNKDLAKAAISVNSALYQANLLGADLVPSFSGSGSSSASRRTDTGANSTISHGGTLSVSYTLDLWRRLADAADAGEWTYKATQQDLEATRLSLINSVVVTYYQIAYLNDAIAATKDTINYYSRINSIMQNRLNAGVEDRASTDQATQAVLTARNNLITYETQRKTAEQTLRNLLNLKPSAPLNISFPHILNVKNTGINLNVPVATIANRPDVKGNLFRLSSAFKDAKAMQKSWFPTISLGGSMSSSNNKVSNAFEKPIAAGTLGISLPFLDWNHVKWNVKISEAAYDTARINYEKGITTALNEIDTNYFAYNQSFQTYNNLKKKYEYDQRITQYYKNRYDAGVSELREWLNAANTEKTSQVSILNAKYSVIQNENAIYSAMGGYYSPKY; translated from the coding sequence ATGTTAAAACTGAGCAAAATTGCATTCAGCGTAGTGCTTTCAACGGCACTTGTGGGCTGTGCAAATATTGATGATAGCTATAAAGCAAGCCAAGAAGATTACCAACAATATGCTGAAATCACCAATCAATATAACATCAAAGAAAATTGGTGGTCATTGTACAATGATCCGCAATTAAATCGCGTTGTTGAACAAGCCTTACTCAATAACAAAGATTTAGCGAAAGCTGCGATTTCCGTGAACTCTGCACTCTATCAAGCGAATTTATTGGGAGCGGACTTAGTACCAAGTTTCAGTGGTTCTGGCTCATCTTCTGCATCACGCCGAACTGATACGGGTGCAAACTCAACCATTAGCCATGGCGGTACATTAAGTGTAAGTTATACGCTTGACTTATGGCGTCGTCTAGCAGACGCAGCAGATGCGGGAGAATGGACATATAAAGCAACTCAGCAGGACTTAGAAGCAACACGCCTTTCATTGATTAACTCTGTGGTGGTGACCTATTACCAAATCGCTTATTTAAACGATGCTATTGCGGCAACAAAAGATACGATTAATTACTATAGCCGCATTAATAGTATTATGCAAAATCGCTTAAATGCAGGCGTTGAAGATCGTGCAAGCACAGATCAAGCGACACAAGCTGTATTAACGGCTCGTAATAATTTGATTACGTATGAAACACAGCGTAAAACGGCGGAACAAACCTTACGTAACTTGTTAAATCTAAAACCGAGTGCGCCGCTAAATATCAGTTTCCCACATATTCTGAATGTGAAAAATACAGGCATTAATTTAAATGTACCTGTTGCTACTATTGCAAATCGTCCTGATGTAAAAGGAAATTTATTCCGCTTAAGTAGTGCATTTAAAGATGCCAAAGCGATGCAAAAATCATGGTTCCCAACAATTTCACTCGGTGGTTCGATGTCATCAAGCAACAATAAAGTAAGCAATGCATTTGAAAAACCAATCGCGGCGGGAACATTAGGTATTAGCCTTCCATTCCTAGATTGGAACCATGTCAAATGGAATGTGAAAATTTCAGAAGCCGCTTATGATACTGCACGTATTAACTATGAAAAAGGCATTACGACTGCATTAAATGAAATTGATACCAATTATTTTGCCTATAATCAATCGTTTCAAACTTACAATAATTTGAAGAAAAAATATGAATACGATCAACGAATCACCCAATATTACAAAAACCGTTATGATGCGGGTGTGTCAGAACTTCGCGAATGGTTAAATGCCGCAAATACAGAAAAAACATCGCAAGTCTCTATTCTAAATGCAAAATACAGTGTCATTCAGAACGAAAATGCGATTTATAGTGCAATGGGTGGTTATTACTCACCAAAATATTAA
- the macB gene encoding ABC transporter-like protein has translation MNIIEIKNLNRYFGEGENRVHILKDVSLNIEKGDFVAIIGQSGSGKSTLMNIIGCLDTASNGSYKIDGKETVELSADQLSDLRSQKFGFIFQRYNLLSSLTAQENVALPAIYAGKSQSERLAHAQELLKKLGLESKEQNKPNQLSGGQQQRVSIARALMNGGEIILADEPTGALDSASGQNVMQILSQLHHEGHTIIMVTHDRDIAATANRVIEIKDGEIIGDTQKNPVQSAVKNDRVSKLRFGFSKDQLIEAFRMSVSAIIAHKMRSLLTMLGIIIGITSVVSVVALGNGSQQKILSNINGLGTNTMTIFNGTGFGDRRAEQMQNLTVNDANALAKQSYVQSVTPNSSSSGLLIYGNRSFTSTNLKGIGEQYFDVEGMKLKQGRSITAQEVAENAQVALLDESAQKSIFPNEDPLGKIVMFAKRPFRIIGVVTDRKMGGASSSLNIYAPYTTVMNKVTGGTKIGSITVKINDQVNTTVAEKSLTEYLTLRHGKKDFFIMNSDTIKQTIESTTGTMKLLISSIAFISLIVGGIGVMNIMLVSVTERTKEIGVRMAIGARRSNILQQFLIEAVLICMIGGVSGILLSLIIGILFNLFISDFPMSFSTFSIVAAVLFSTLIGVVFGYMPAKKAAQLDPITALARE, from the coding sequence ATGAATATTATTGAAATTAAAAACTTAAATCGCTATTTCGGTGAAGGTGAAAATCGCGTTCATATTTTGAAAGATGTTTCCCTTAATATCGAAAAAGGTGATTTTGTTGCCATTATCGGACAATCCGGCTCGGGAAAATCAACGCTGATGAATATCATTGGCTGCTTAGATACCGCAAGTAATGGCTCTTACAAAATTGATGGAAAAGAAACGGTTGAGCTTTCAGCCGATCAACTCTCAGATTTGCGCAGCCAAAAATTTGGGTTTATTTTCCAACGTTATAACCTACTTTCGTCACTCACTGCTCAAGAAAACGTAGCATTACCTGCAATCTATGCAGGAAAATCTCAGTCAGAACGTTTGGCGCACGCTCAAGAGTTACTGAAAAAACTAGGTCTTGAAAGCAAGGAACAAAATAAACCCAACCAACTTTCAGGCGGACAGCAACAACGTGTAAGTATAGCCCGCGCGCTGATGAATGGCGGTGAAATTATTCTGGCAGATGAACCTACAGGCGCATTAGATAGCGCCAGTGGGCAAAATGTGATGCAGATTTTAAGCCAATTACACCACGAAGGGCATACCATTATTATGGTGACCCACGATCGCGATATTGCTGCAACGGCTAATCGGGTAATTGAAATTAAAGATGGCGAAATTATTGGTGACACGCAGAAAAATCCGGTTCAAAGTGCGGTGAAAAATGATCGTGTTTCTAAATTACGTTTTGGTTTCAGCAAAGACCAATTGATCGAAGCCTTTCGTATGTCGGTTAGTGCCATTATTGCCCATAAAATGCGTTCGTTACTGACGATGCTTGGTATTATTATCGGTATTACTTCTGTGGTTTCCGTTGTGGCGTTAGGAAATGGTTCACAACAAAAAATTCTGTCTAATATTAATGGGTTAGGTACAAATACGATGACCATTTTTAATGGGACAGGTTTTGGTGATCGACGCGCAGAACAAATGCAAAATTTAACGGTAAATGATGCCAATGCGTTGGCAAAACAAAGTTATGTGCAAAGTGTAACGCCTAATAGTTCATCAAGTGGGCTCTTGATTTATGGTAACCGATCTTTTACATCCACAAATCTCAAAGGGATCGGTGAGCAATATTTTGATGTAGAAGGAATGAAATTGAAACAAGGGCGTTCTATTACCGCACAAGAAGTCGCAGAAAATGCTCAAGTCGCGTTATTAGATGAGAGTGCACAAAAATCTATTTTTCCCAATGAAGATCCACTAGGTAAAATCGTGATGTTTGCTAAACGTCCATTCCGTATTATCGGTGTTGTGACAGATAGAAAAATGGGCGGTGCTAGCAGTTCTTTAAATATTTATGCGCCTTATACGACTGTGATGAATAAAGTGACAGGGGGAACAAAGATCGGTTCAATCACAGTGAAAATTAACGACCAAGTTAATACTACGGTAGCTGAAAAAAGCTTAACTGAATATTTAACTCTACGTCATGGTAAAAAAGACTTCTTTATTATGAATAGCGATACGATCAAACAAACGATTGAAAGTACAACAGGCACGATGAAACTCTTAATTTCATCGATTGCCTTTATTTCACTTATCGTTGGTGGAATTGGTGTTATGAATATTATGTTAGTTTCAGTGACTGAACGAACAAAAGAAATTGGGGTACGTATGGCTATTGGCGCTCGGCGTAGCAATATTTTGCAACAATTTTTAATTGAAGCCGTGCTAATTTGTATGATTGGTGGTGTGTCGGGGATTTTGCTGTCTTTAATTATTGGGATTTTATTTAACCTGTTTATCAGTGATTTCCCGATGTCATTTTCGACCTTTTCTATCGTAGCTGCCGTGTTATTCTCAACATTAATCGGCGTGGTATTTGGTTATATGCCAGCGAAAAAAGCGGCCCAACTAGATCCAATTACTGCATTAGCCCGTGAATAG